The proteins below come from a single Flavobacterium lindanitolerans genomic window:
- a CDS encoding T9SS type A sorting domain-containing protein: MDEKGELDWQKSFGGSGADLLQSVRLTRDGGFILAGTSDSPKGDYKKDEGFGKEDFWIIKLNARGGEQWQRTIGGSGQELLQSVVPTSDGGYLIAGTSSSAKSAKLTAGQPDPFGKSEAGFGNLDYWAVKLDSEGKIEWQKTYGGIYADQLRSAVQMRDGGYLLGGSSNSPESGNKSEKCYGMSDYWVIKLDQKGELKWQKAYGGDGDDQLQALLQTKDNNFLLAGSSSSATTGNKNASNGKGTDFWLLKIDPSGEILWQKTYDIGQTDLLTSIEENRDGSLLLGGHAQSEKHVTNKKDREGINDYIAIKIDEKGEEQWTQTVGSNGEDILRKVIETRDGGYILAGTSMGAPSRDRYSGQGRNDFWVVKLKDKRKKEEKKNPIEAYPNPTLHYTNVLVGYEFQKGTATVYDLSGRQLQHFEITDRTVPVDLGGMPEGIYIIEIRTNIQNDSVKVVKASNKQ, from the coding sequence ATGGACGAAAAAGGCGAGTTGGATTGGCAGAAATCTTTCGGCGGTTCAGGAGCAGACCTGCTTCAGTCCGTAAGGCTCACACGCGACGGCGGTTTCATTCTTGCGGGTACCTCCGACTCGCCAAAGGGAGACTACAAAAAAGACGAAGGCTTTGGAAAGGAAGACTTCTGGATTATCAAGCTCAACGCCAGGGGAGGCGAACAGTGGCAACGCACCATAGGCGGCTCCGGGCAGGAACTGCTGCAGAGCGTTGTGCCAACTTCAGACGGCGGCTACCTAATTGCGGGGACTTCCAGCTCTGCCAAAAGCGCAAAACTCACCGCAGGCCAGCCTGACCCGTTCGGAAAATCGGAAGCGGGATTTGGGAATCTTGATTATTGGGCAGTAAAGCTCGATTCGGAAGGAAAAATTGAGTGGCAAAAGACCTATGGCGGCATTTATGCCGACCAGCTCCGAAGCGCAGTGCAGATGCGCGATGGAGGTTATTTATTAGGCGGTTCATCTAACTCGCCGGAATCCGGAAACAAGTCCGAGAAGTGCTACGGCATGTCAGATTATTGGGTCATTAAACTTGACCAAAAAGGAGAACTGAAATGGCAGAAAGCCTATGGTGGCGATGGTGATGACCAGCTACAGGCTCTACTGCAAACAAAGGACAACAATTTTCTTTTGGCAGGAAGTTCTTCTTCCGCAACTACAGGCAACAAAAATGCATCCAACGGAAAGGGAACCGACTTCTGGTTACTGAAAATAGACCCGTCTGGTGAAATTCTATGGCAGAAGACCTACGACATCGGGCAGACCGACCTGCTCACCTCCATAGAAGAAAACAGGGACGGCTCGCTGCTTCTGGGCGGACACGCACAGAGCGAGAAGCACGTAACCAATAAAAAAGACCGGGAAGGAATCAACGATTATATTGCCATCAAAATAGATGAAAAAGGCGAGGAACAGTGGACGCAGACCGTTGGCAGCAATGGTGAGGACATTCTACGAAAAGTAATAGAAACCCGTGACGGCGGCTATATACTTGCCGGTACTTCAATGGGCGCACCTTCGCGCGACCGTTATTCGGGACAGGGCCGCAACGATTTCTGGGTCGTAAAGCTAAAGGACAAGCGCAAGAAGGAAGAAAAGAAAAACCCGATTGAAGCCTATCCAAACCCTACCCTGCACTATACCAACGTTCTTGTGGGCTACGAATTCCAAAAGGGAACGGCTACCGTTTATGACCTATCGGGAAGGCAGTTACAGCATTTTGAAATTACCGACCGTACCGTTCCCGTTGACCTTGGGGGAATGCCTGAAGGAATCTACATCATTGAGATACGTACCAATATACAGAACGACTCCGTAAAAGTTGTGAAGGCAAGCAACAAACAATAA
- a CDS encoding Rne/Rng family ribonuclease — protein sequence MNKELIIRSGSDAVDFALLKDGKLIELHKEEEKSNFQVGDIFIAKIRKPVAGLNAAFVNVGFEKDAFLHYHDLGPNLTSQLKFIKLVSAGKLKDFSLKSFPFEKEIDKDGVITDVISANQSILVQVVKEPISTKGPRISSELSLAGRFIVLVPFSDRVSISQKIESKEEKDRLKRLVQSIRPKGFGVIVRTVAEGKKVAELDKDLQNLLSRWTAMCKKLPTAHHPSKVLGELNRASSILRDVFNDTFTGIHIDDEELYNETKDYLQEIAPSKQSIVKFYQSKDTPIFEKYNIERQIKTSFGKTVSMSKGAYLIIEHTEALHVIDVNSGNRSNKASNQEDTALEVNLIAAAEVARQLRLRDMGGIIVVDFIDMSNPENRKVLFDFLREEMSDDKAKHKILPPSKFGLIQITRQRVRPEVNIKTREEDPNNEHGEIDAPISIVDKITSDVERLLKAHKKIVLNAHPFVAAYLTKGFPSLRSKWFFEHKKWVKIIPRDAYTFLEYHFYDKNGNEIKD from the coding sequence GTGAATAAAGAACTGATCATCAGATCTGGTTCGGATGCCGTAGATTTTGCCTTATTAAAAGATGGAAAACTAATTGAATTACACAAAGAAGAAGAAAAAAGCAACTTTCAGGTAGGCGATATTTTTATTGCCAAAATCAGAAAACCCGTTGCGGGACTAAATGCTGCTTTTGTAAATGTAGGCTTTGAAAAAGATGCCTTTTTACATTATCACGATTTGGGTCCTAATCTGACTTCTCAGTTGAAATTCATAAAACTTGTAAGCGCAGGTAAATTAAAAGATTTCTCCCTAAAAAGCTTTCCTTTTGAAAAAGAGATTGATAAGGACGGAGTTATTACTGATGTAATCAGTGCCAACCAGTCCATTTTAGTACAAGTTGTCAAAGAACCTATATCGACCAAAGGTCCGAGAATTAGCTCAGAGCTTTCTCTTGCCGGCCGATTTATTGTTCTCGTTCCTTTTTCTGACAGAGTTTCTATATCGCAAAAAATAGAATCCAAAGAAGAAAAAGATCGTCTTAAACGACTCGTACAGTCAATCCGTCCAAAAGGATTTGGTGTTATTGTGAGAACAGTAGCAGAAGGCAAAAAAGTAGCCGAACTAGACAAAGATTTGCAGAATCTGCTCAGCAGATGGACTGCAATGTGCAAAAAATTACCAACTGCTCATCATCCGTCTAAAGTATTAGGAGAGCTCAACAGGGCTTCCTCGATCTTACGGGACGTATTCAATGATACCTTCACGGGAATTCATATAGATGACGAAGAGTTGTACAATGAAACGAAGGATTATCTGCAAGAAATTGCCCCTTCAAAACAATCAATAGTAAAGTTTTATCAATCCAAAGACACGCCTATCTTCGAAAAATATAACATAGAGAGACAAATCAAAACTTCCTTCGGAAAAACAGTATCCATGAGCAAAGGAGCTTACCTGATTATTGAACACACTGAAGCTTTGCACGTTATAGACGTCAACAGCGGAAACCGTTCAAACAAAGCTTCCAATCAAGAAGATACAGCCTTAGAAGTAAACCTCATCGCCGCTGCTGAAGTGGCACGACAGCTCCGCCTGCGAGATATGGGCGGCATCATTGTTGTCGATTTTATTGATATGTCTAATCCGGAAAATCGTAAAGTCCTTTTCGATTTCCTGAGAGAAGAAATGAGCGATGATAAAGCCAAACACAAAATCTTGCCGCCTAGTAAATTTGGTTTGATCCAGATTACACGGCAAAGAGTACGACCTGAAGTGAATATTAAGACCAGAGAAGAAGACCCTAACAATGAACATGGGGAAATTGATGCTCCGATCTCGATTGTAGATAAAATTACTTCAGATGTCGAACGACTATTGAAAGCCCACAAAAAAATCGTGCTGAATGCACACCCTTTTGTGGCAGCATACCTTACTAAAGGTTTTCCATCATTACGTTCAAAATGGTTTTTTGAACATAAAAAATGGGTGAAAATAATACCTCGTGACGCTTACACGTTTTTAGAATATCATTTCTATGATAAAAATGGAAATGAAATTAAAGATTAG
- a CDS encoding HU family DNA-binding protein yields the protein MTKADIVAKISEKLGLEKGDVQATVESFMDEVKNSLETGDNVYLRGFGSFIIKTRAEKTGRNISKNTTIKIPAHNIPAFKPAKVFVEGVKTNTEAKVN from the coding sequence ATGACGAAAGCAGATATCGTTGCGAAAATTTCAGAAAAATTAGGTCTTGAAAAAGGAGATGTTCAAGCAACAGTTGAATCTTTTATGGACGAAGTAAAAAACTCTTTGGAAACGGGTGATAATGTTTACTTAAGAGGTTTTGGTAGTTTCATCATCAAAACAAGAGCTGAAAAAACAGGTAGAAATATCTCTAAAAACACTACAATTAAAATTCCTGCACACAATATTCCTGCATTCAAACCGGCAAAAGTTTTTGTTGAAGGAGTTAAAACGAATACCGAAGCTAAAGTAAACTAA
- the mutY gene encoding A/G-specific adenine glycosylase — protein sequence MEFSNLLIQWYLQNKRDLPWRNTVNPYHIWLSEIMLQQTRVAQGLPYFLSFTSSFPTVLDLANADEEQVLKLWQGLGYYSRARNLHNTAKLVAFERGGVFPDNYKELLQLKGVGEYTAAAIASFSYNEVVPVVDGNVFRVLSRYFDIETDIASSGAKKEFTELASELIPHDNPALFNQAIMEFGALQCVPKNPDCGTCVLNSGCLALQKNKVNELPVKLKKTKVRNRYFNYLVFSDDNQNHIVRKRTEKGIWHNLYEFPLIETAAEVDFDTISKLIFEEYGSKFEIFSIKPLKNDVILHKLSHQHLHIRFFRVSVQGEVENAMSYESMISLPFPIVIYNFIEKDLP from the coding sequence ATGGAATTTTCTAACTTATTAATCCAATGGTATTTACAAAATAAACGCGATTTACCCTGGCGAAATACGGTCAATCCGTACCATATTTGGCTGTCAGAAATTATGCTCCAGCAGACGCGTGTGGCGCAGGGTTTGCCTTATTTTTTGTCATTTACCAGTTCATTTCCAACCGTTTTAGATTTGGCAAATGCTGACGAGGAGCAGGTGTTGAAGCTTTGGCAGGGTTTGGGCTATTATTCAAGAGCCAGAAACCTTCACAATACGGCGAAATTGGTAGCATTTGAAAGGGGCGGTGTTTTTCCGGATAATTATAAAGAACTGTTACAGCTAAAAGGAGTAGGTGAATATACTGCTGCGGCCATTGCTTCTTTTTCCTATAATGAAGTGGTTCCGGTGGTTGATGGAAATGTTTTTCGCGTACTGTCGCGATATTTTGACATTGAAACGGATATTGCTTCCAGTGGAGCCAAAAAGGAATTTACAGAGTTGGCAAGCGAACTCATTCCACACGACAATCCTGCTTTGTTCAATCAGGCCATTATGGAGTTTGGGGCGCTGCAATGCGTACCTAAAAATCCGGATTGTGGAACATGTGTGCTGAATTCGGGCTGTCTGGCACTGCAAAAGAATAAAGTAAACGAACTTCCCGTCAAGTTGAAGAAGACAAAAGTGCGCAATCGCTATTTTAACTATCTTGTTTTTTCAGATGACAACCAGAATCATATTGTAAGAAAACGAACCGAAAAAGGAATCTGGCATAACCTGTATGAATTCCCATTAATCGAGACGGCAGCTGAAGTCGATTTTGATACGATTTCAAAATTAATTTTTGAAGAATATGGTTCAAAGTTTGAAATTTTTTCAATAAAGCCGTTAAAAAATGACGTTATTTTGCATAAATTATCACATCAGCATTTGCATATTCGCTTTTTTCGGGTGTCTGTTCAAGGCGAGGTGGAAAATGCAATGTCTTATGAATCAATGATTTCATTGCCGTTTCCAATTGTAATTTATAATTTTATAGAAAAAGATTTGCCATAA
- a CDS encoding single-stranded DNA-binding protein, protein MNGTLNKVILIGHLGDDVKMHYFEGGNCIGRFPLATNEIYINKQTNEKIASTEWHNLVVRNKAAEICEKYLSKGDKIYVEGRIKSRQWQTEEGVTKYTTEIQVTEFTFLTTKKDIEAGKQGSSVDVKSANFDSNSPEEDLY, encoded by the coding sequence ATGAATGGTACGCTAAATAAAGTGATTTTAATTGGGCACCTAGGCGATGATGTCAAGATGCACTATTTTGAAGGTGGTAACTGCATTGGCAGATTTCCACTGGCTACGAATGAAATTTATATTAACAAGCAGACAAACGAAAAGATTGCTTCTACGGAATGGCACAATCTTGTTGTCCGGAATAAAGCAGCCGAAATCTGTGAAAAATATCTGTCAAAAGGCGACAAGATATATGTTGAAGGAAGGATAAAATCCCGTCAATGGCAAACAGAAGAAGGTGTTACAAAATATACTACCGAAATCCAGGTGACAGAATTTACTTTCCTGACAACGAAAAAAGATATTGAAGCTGGTAAGCAAGGGTCATCGGTTGATGTAAAATCTGCCAATTTTGATTCTAACTCACCTGAAGAAGATTTGTACTAA
- the gldD gene encoding gliding motility lipoprotein GldD yields the protein MFRKSIGLFISGCILASVWGCQNDTVPKPAGQLRLEYPKAQYVHFENNCPYTFDINEDAIISQKGDCDFTISYPKMKATIYLTYKPVKNDIEAHLRDAQNLTYKHTIKADDIVEQPFVNEKSKVYGMFYRVGGNAATNAQFYATDSLRHFVTGSVYFYAKPNFDSIMPASSYVKNDMQVLMETLKWK from the coding sequence ATGTTTAGAAAAAGTATAGGCCTTTTTATTTCCGGATGTATTCTTGCTTCTGTATGGGGTTGCCAGAACGACACAGTTCCAAAACCGGCAGGACAATTAAGACTGGAATATCCAAAAGCCCAATATGTACACTTTGAAAATAATTGCCCTTATACGTTTGATATAAACGAAGACGCAATTATTTCGCAAAAAGGAGATTGCGATTTTACAATCAGCTATCCAAAAATGAAAGCCACAATTTATCTGACTTATAAACCTGTTAAGAATGATATTGAGGCACATTTAAGAGATGCCCAAAATCTGACTTACAAGCATACTATTAAGGCAGATGATATTGTGGAACAGCCTTTCGTGAATGAAAAGAGCAAGGTTTACGGTATGTTCTACAGGGTTGGCGGTAATGCGGCAACCAATGCCCAGTTTTATGCTACAGACAGCCTGAGGCATTTTGTTACCGGTTCTGTATATTTTTATGCGAAACCCAATTTTGACTCAATTATGCCGGCTTCAAGCTATGTCAAAAATGATATGCAGGTATTGATGGAAACATTAAAATGGAAATAA
- a CDS encoding heavy-metal-associated domain-containing protein — protein MNFSKSLLILALSGMLFVSCKNEPKATETGEPTETATDTTATKPTAENFQTASFQIDGMSCAVGCAKTIEKKLASLDGVQEAKVDFEKKTATVAYDAAKQTPETLVETVEAVAGGTTYKVSNVKSSADKAMLYKEKEKEKEKKKKDDKKASCHDDKAKDAKAGGCCSGKKSCGTDEKKAKSA, from the coding sequence ATGAATTTTTCAAAATCATTACTTATCCTTGCGCTTTCAGGAATGTTATTCGTAAGCTGCAAAAACGAGCCAAAAGCAACAGAAACCGGAGAACCGACAGAAACTGCTACAGACACGACTGCAACGAAACCAACTGCTGAAAACTTTCAAACCGCAAGTTTCCAAATCGACGGAATGTCATGTGCTGTTGGATGCGCAAAAACCATTGAGAAAAAATTAGCCAGCCTGGACGGCGTACAGGAAGCCAAAGTTGATTTCGAAAAGAAAACAGCTACCGTAGCTTATGATGCTGCAAAACAAACTCCTGAAACATTAGTTGAAACAGTAGAAGCTGTTGCAGGCGGAACCACTTACAAAGTTTCTAATGTAAAATCATCTGCTGACAAAGCAATGCTTTACAAAGAGAAAGAAAAGGAAAAAGAGAAAAAGAAAAAAGACGACAAGAAAGCTTCTTGCCACGATGATAAAGCTAAAGATGCAAAAGCAGGCGGATGCTGTTCAGGTAAGAAATCTTGTGGTACAGATGAGAAAAAAGCAAAAAGCGCTTAA
- a CDS encoding DMT family transporter: MKAVQSKWIFLFFLSLIWGSSFILIKKGLVGLTPFQLGSLRMIFAAVFLLAIGFKSLKNIKQHQWKYIALTAMMGTFFPAFLFSIAQTQIDSSISAVLNSLTPLAALVLGALVFGLNFQRRQIFGVTIGLFGSVLLILSGAVNHPGQNYWFATLAVCGAICYAVNVNLIKKYLSDVNPLSITVGNFAVLLVPALIILFTTNFHEVAHLPNVKTSMLFISVLAVFGTCVANVLYFKLIQISSPIFASSVTYMLPIVACFWGILDGESLTLVQALGAFIVLIGIYLSAKK, from the coding sequence ATGAAAGCAGTGCAGTCCAAATGGATTTTCTTATTCTTCCTTTCCTTGATTTGGGGGAGTTCCTTTATTCTGATAAAAAAAGGTTTGGTGGGGCTTACGCCATTTCAGCTGGGCTCGTTGCGGATGATTTTTGCGGCTGTTTTTCTTTTGGCAATAGGCTTTAAAAGCCTTAAAAATATCAAGCAACACCAATGGAAATATATTGCACTGACGGCAATGATGGGGACTTTTTTTCCGGCATTTCTTTTTTCGATTGCCCAAACACAAATTGACAGTTCTATCAGTGCTGTTTTAAATTCACTCACGCCTTTGGCGGCATTGGTTTTAGGGGCGTTGGTTTTTGGACTGAACTTTCAGAGAAGACAGATTTTTGGTGTGACGATTGGCTTGTTTGGGAGTGTTTTGTTGATTTTGAGCGGAGCTGTAAACCATCCCGGACAGAATTACTGGTTTGCGACCCTGGCTGTCTGTGGTGCTATTTGTTATGCTGTGAATGTCAACCTGATTAAAAAATATCTTTCGGATGTAAACCCTTTGAGTATAACGGTAGGCAATTTCGCCGTTTTATTGGTTCCGGCTCTTATTATTCTGTTTACTACAAATTTTCATGAAGTGGCCCATTTGCCAAATGTAAAAACGTCGATGCTGTTTATAAGTGTCCTGGCCGTATTTGGAACCTGTGTGGCGAATGTGTTGTATTTTAAACTGATACAGATTTCTTCCCCGATTTTTGCTTCATCCGTAACCTATATGTTGCCAATTGTGGCTTGCTTTTGGGGTATTCTGGATGGCGAAAGCCTTACTCTGGTTCAGGCTTTAGGTGCTTTCATTGTGCTGATTGGGATTTATCTGTCTGCTAAAAAATAA
- a CDS encoding M16 family metallopeptidase encodes MKKTIFILSSLFLTVIMQAQDRPQPKPGPAPVINIGKPETFELKNGLKVMVVENHKLPRVSYNLTLDNAPYAEGDKKGVAEITSALIGSGTKKMSKDAFNEEIDFLGANIGFSANGAYASGLSKYSDRILELMADGALNSVFTQEELDKEKTKLIEGLKTQEKSVQAVASRVEDVLVFGKNHPNGEYLTEESINKVTLNDAIMNYTTYFVPANAYLVITGDVKFKDVKKAVEKYFGSWKKATAPVITYADPKDVQYTQINFVDMPNAVQSEISLVNVSNLKMTDKDYFAVLLANQIIGGDFNSYLNMNLREAHGWTYGARSNIRGDKYVGKFKSNTQVRNAVTDSAVVEFFKELKRIRTEKVAPDMLKNVKAGYIGNFVMQIQKPGTVARYALLTKTQNLPADFYENYIKNINAVTADDIMRVANKYFLADNTRVIITGKGSDVLPGLEKLGIPMFYFDKFGNQVDKPVAKKAVPAGVTAKTVFDNYIKAIGGDKNAKSVKTVFSTLNGKVQGIDVTMTRKSSAAGKKVDEVKGMGQTLSKEVFDGTKGYESAQGQKEDYSADKIANAKFYSLPFPELTLATKPGITLSGIESIDGKEAYAIKDGKKTLYYDVTTGLKLAEANTEEMQGQQMTQVVSFSDYKDVKGVKVPFKTTLNVGIEIELTASDVKINEGVSDADFK; translated from the coding sequence ATGAAAAAGACAATATTCATTTTATCAAGCTTGTTCTTAACAGTAATTATGCAAGCACAAGACAGACCACAGCCAAAACCAGGTCCTGCTCCGGTTATCAATATCGGGAAGCCTGAAACCTTTGAATTAAAAAACGGACTGAAAGTAATGGTTGTTGAAAACCATAAACTTCCAAGAGTTTCCTACAATCTGACATTAGACAATGCTCCTTACGCAGAAGGCGATAAAAAAGGTGTTGCTGAAATTACCAGCGCATTAATTGGAAGCGGTACTAAAAAGATGTCAAAAGATGCTTTCAACGAAGAAATTGATTTCCTTGGGGCTAACATCGGATTTAGCGCTAACGGAGCTTATGCTTCAGGTCTTTCAAAATATTCTGACAGAATTCTTGAATTGATGGCTGACGGAGCTTTAAACTCTGTTTTCACTCAGGAAGAACTTGACAAAGAAAAAACAAAACTGATTGAAGGCTTAAAAACTCAGGAGAAAAGCGTTCAGGCTGTAGCTTCACGTGTTGAAGATGTATTGGTTTTCGGAAAAAATCATCCAAACGGAGAATATCTTACTGAAGAAAGCATCAACAAAGTTACTTTGAATGATGCCATCATGAACTATACTACTTACTTTGTTCCTGCTAACGCTTACCTTGTTATTACAGGTGATGTAAAATTCAAAGACGTTAAAAAGGCTGTTGAGAAATATTTTGGTTCATGGAAAAAAGCTACCGCTCCGGTAATCACTTATGCTGACCCAAAAGATGTTCAATACACACAGATTAACTTTGTGGACATGCCAAACGCTGTTCAGTCTGAAATTTCTTTGGTTAACGTTTCTAACCTAAAGATGACTGATAAAGATTATTTCGCTGTTCTTTTGGCTAATCAAATTATTGGTGGTGACTTCAACAGCTACCTAAACATGAACCTGAGAGAAGCTCACGGATGGACATATGGTGCCCGTTCAAACATTAGAGGTGACAAATATGTTGGAAAATTCAAGTCTAACACTCAGGTTAGAAATGCCGTGACTGATAGTGCTGTAGTTGAATTCTTCAAAGAATTGAAAAGAATCAGAACTGAAAAAGTAGCTCCGGACATGTTGAAAAACGTAAAGGCTGGATACATTGGAAACTTCGTAATGCAAATCCAAAAACCGGGAACTGTTGCCCGTTATGCTTTATTGACCAAAACACAGAACCTTCCTGCTGATTTCTACGAAAACTACATCAAGAACATCAACGCAGTAACTGCTGATGATATCATGAGAGTAGCAAACAAGTATTTCCTAGCTGACAATACAAGAGTTATCATTACAGGTAAAGGAAGTGACGTATTGCCGGGTCTTGAAAAACTTGGAATCCCGATGTTCTATTTCGACAAATTCGGAAACCAGGTGGATAAGCCTGTTGCTAAAAAAGCGGTTCCTGCCGGTGTAACAGCAAAAACTGTATTTGACAACTACATCAAAGCAATTGGTGGAGACAAAAATGCGAAGTCAGTAAAAACTGTATTTTCTACATTAAACGGAAAAGTTCAGGGAATTGATGTTACCATGACAAGAAAATCTTCTGCAGCCGGAAAAAAAGTTGACGAAGTTAAAGGTATGGGCCAAACATTAAGCAAAGAAGTTTTTGACGGAACTAAAGGATATGAGTCGGCTCAAGGTCAAAAAGAAGACTACAGCGCAGATAAAATTGCTAACGCAAAATTCTATTCTCTTCCTTTCCCGGAATTGACTTTGGCTACAAAACCTGGAATCACTTTATCCGGAATCGAGTCTATTGACGGAAAAGAGGCATATGCTATCAAAGACGGTAAAAAGACGCTTTACTATGATGTAACTACTGGATTGAAACTGGCAGAAGCAAACACTGAGGAAATGCAGGGACAGCAAATGACTCAGGTAGTTTCTTTCTCTGACTACAAAGATGTAAAAGGCGTAAAAGTTCCTTTCAAAACTACATTAAACGTGGGTATCGAAATCGAATTAACAGCTTCTGATGTAAAAATCAACGAAGGTGTTTCTGATGCAGATTTCAAATAA